AGGACTTTCTATTAATCCTAATATGGGCTTAAGATATGAGTGGAGAGATATAATGGATTTAGAGTCAAGATATACTTTGTCATACTCAAATACTCAATACAATTTAGAATCTTTAATCGATAGAAACATAACTGCTCATAGAGTAGATATCAATACAACAACTATGGTTCCTAAAGGATTGGAATGGAGTAATTCAGTAAGTTATAATTACAATCCAAATGTAGCAGATGGTTTCCAAAAAAGTTCTTGGTTTTGGAACATGACAGTTTCTTATGCTGTGTTAAAAGACAAAGGATTAATATCTCTTAAAGCCTATGATTTGTTAAATCAAAACACAAACGTAAGAAGAACTGTTAATCAAAACTACATACAAGATTCACAAAGTACTGTGTTAAAACAATACTTTATGCTTGGCTTTAGTTGGAAGTTTAACACCTTAGGTGATAGAACCAAAGGAAAAAGAGGTAGTAGAGGTGGCGAAAGAAGAGGTGGAGGTTACCGTAGACACTAGTAAGTTACAATCTCCTCTTCTTTAAAGTGAAAAGCAATTTCAATAGCAGCATTTTCATCGCTATCAGAACCATGAATGGCGTTGTTGGTTACATTGGTAGCATATAAGTTTCTTATAGTACCTTCAGCAGCATCTTCAGGGTTTGTAGCTCCAATTAAAGCTCTAAAATCATCTACAGCATTTTTCTTTTCTAAAACAGCTGCAATGATAGGACCGCTAATCATAAATTCAATAAGGTTGTTATAAAAACTTTTGTCTTTATGAATTGCATAAAACTCAGCTGCTCTTTCGGGGCTAAGTTTGGTTAATTTTAAGGCTACAATTTTAAATCCAGAGTTGGTTATTTTCTGAATAATAGCCCCTGTATTTCCTTTTGCAAATGCATCGGGCTTAATCATTGTAAAAGTTCTGTTGTTTCCCATGTTAATGTTTTGTTGATGAGTTTTACGGTGCTAAGATACTTTTTTCAAAAAAAATAAGCAGCTTTGCATCCTCATTTTTAATTGTATTTTAGCAGCTTATGAATGCAAATGATATAAGCGTTTTAAAAACGTACTTTAAAGAGCCTAAGAAGATTGTTTTTGTGGCTCACAAAAACCCTGATGGTGACGCAGTTGGCTCTACAACAGCAATGGCAATGTTTTATAAAAAGTTAGGACATCAAGTACAAGTGGTACTACCTAATGGAATACCAGATTTTATAGCATGGATGCCTGGAGCAGATGATGTTTATAGATATGACTTGCAAAACATACAATCAAAAAGAGCAATTAACGAGGCTGATGTCATTTTTTTATTAGACTTTAATGCGTTGCATAGAGTAGGTGATGACATGCAAAATGGTTTAGAAGCTTTTAAAGGAGATTTTATCATGATAGATCATCATCAACAACCAGATGATATTGCCATGGTCACTTATTCTGACACTTCAATTTGTTCTACTTGCCAAATGGTATATCATTATATAGATGCACTTGGGCAAACAGATTTAATTGATGAAGATATTGCCACGAGTATTTATACTGGAATTATGACAGATACTGGATCTTTTCGTTTTCCATCAACCACAAGTACTACCCATAGAATTATTGCCGATTTAATTGATAAAGGTGTTAAAAATGCTGATATCCACAATCAAGTGTTTGCTAATAATTCTTATAGTAGATTGCAGTTATTAGGAAAATCATTGACCAATTTACAGGTGATAGAAGATTGTAATACAGCATATATAACTTTATCTCAAGAAGAATTAAAACAATACAATTATACTCGAGGAGATAC
Above is a genomic segment from Wenyingzhuangia fucanilytica containing:
- a CDS encoding nucleoside-diphosphate kinase produces the protein MGNNRTFTMIKPDAFAKGNTGAIIQKITNSGFKIVALKLTKLSPERAAEFYAIHKDKSFYNNLIEFMISGPIIAAVLEKKNAVDDFRALIGATNPEDAAEGTIRNLYATNVTNNAIHGSDSDENAAIEIAFHFKEEEIVTY
- a CDS encoding DHH family phosphoesterase encodes the protein MNANDISVLKTYFKEPKKIVFVAHKNPDGDAVGSTTAMAMFYKKLGHQVQVVLPNGIPDFIAWMPGADDVYRYDLQNIQSKRAINEADVIFLLDFNALHRVGDDMQNGLEAFKGDFIMIDHHQQPDDIAMVTYSDTSICSTCQMVYHYIDALGQTDLIDEDIATSIYTGIMTDTGSFRFPSTTSTTHRIIADLIDKGVKNADIHNQVFANNSYSRLQLLGKSLTNLQVIEDCNTAYITLSQEELKQYNYTRGDTEGVVNYALSLKGVVLAAIFIEDTDQGIVKISFRSKGKFSVNQFARNHFDGGGHDNAAGGRSVISLQDTVDKFVSIVPNYKQELLVSYEI